The following proteins come from a genomic window of Triticum urartu cultivar G1812 unplaced genomic scaffold, Tu2.1 TuUngrouped_contig_5388, whole genome shotgun sequence:
- the LOC125529159 gene encoding dirigent protein 1-like, translated as MAPHAAVLLSLLLLTTCAADTHLHFFLHDVVSGSNPTAVQVIKGPASSSNAFPGVAFGDTTVIDDALTETSSPTSAPVGRAQGFYMMSSQSGMVLMMCVNLLLTTGDYNGSTLAVIGRDDIMTTTRELSVVGGTGKFRMATGYVVWKTNSSSGADATIELDVYTTGLNGTATIDANAPVSPIDGGGAGATGKSSSGAAALRGAVPYGWANAWVAAVLVALAGCVW; from the coding sequence ATGGCTCCTCACGCCGCTgtcctcctctccctcctcctgcTCACCACCTGCGCGGCGGACACGCATCTCCACTTCTTCCTCCACGATGTGGTCTCCGGCAGCAACCCGACGGCGGTGCAGGTCATCAAGGGTCCTGCCTCGTCGTCCAACGCCTTCCCGGGCGTGGCCTTCGGCGACACGACCGTCATCGACGACGCGTTGACGgagacctcgtcgccgacgtcgGCGCCCGTGGGGCGCGCGCAGGGGTTCTACATGATGTCGTCGCAGTCGGGCATGGTGCTGATGATGTGCGTGAACCTGCTGCTCACCACGGGGGACTACAACGGCAGCACGCTGGCCGTCATCGGCCGCGACGACATCATGACCACCACGCGGGAGCTCTCCGTGGTGGGCGGCACGGGGAAGTTCCGGATGGCGACGGGGTACGTGGTGTGGAAGACCAACAGCTCGAGCGGCGCCGACGCCACCATCGAGCTTGACGTCTACACCACCGGCCTCAACGGCACCGCCACCATCGACGCCAACGCGCCCGTCTCCCCCATCGACGGGGGCGGCGCCGGTGCCACCGGCAAGTCGTCCTCGGGCGCGGCGGCGCTGAGAGGAGCAGTGCCGTACGGGTGGGCCAACGCGTGGGTGGCCGCCGTCCTTGTAGCTCTGGCTGGTTGCGTTTGGTGA